In Triticum urartu cultivar G1812 chromosome 6, Tu2.1, whole genome shotgun sequence, the following proteins share a genomic window:
- the LOC125513958 gene encoding transmembrane protein 208 homolog has product MANQGSKKIVERNRKRMDLLWRIILVSNVIYIVVRMAVMYSSFTWKHWIGLVVTSAAYFLSYKQLASMTKPEYSDADNRELLSSGYDLATGGLSEYIEDVIYITAFVQLTSIISGKFWWTYLVIPAFGGYKIFFLLKGTFFGGGSEGEVEDEKSRKKREKMEKKASRGKMVKTRTR; this is encoded by the exons ATGGCGAACCAGGGATCCAAGAAGATTGTGGAGAGGAACAGGAAGCGCATGGATCTCCTCTGGCGCATAATCCTCGTGTCCAAC GTTATTTACATAGTAGTGAGGATGGCTGTAATGTACTCTTCTTTCACCTGGAAGCATTGGATTGGCCTCGTGGTGACATCTGCTGCATACTTTCTTTCATACAAGCAACTCGCTAGTATGACAAAGCCCGAATATTCTGACGCGGACAATCGTGAACTTCTGAGTTCGGGTTATGACTTGGCCACCGGTGGGCTTTCCGA ATATATAGAGGATGTGATATACATCACAGCATTTGTGCAGCTTACGTCCATTATTTCTGGAAAATTTTGGTGGACATATCTGGTG ATACCAGCTTTCGGTGGATACAAGATCTTTTTTCTGTTGAAGGGAACATTCTTCGGTGGTGGTTCAGAG GGTGAAGTCGAAGATGAGAAGTCTCGAAAGAAGAGGGAGAAAATGGAGAAAAAGGCATCTAGAGGGAAGATGGTCAAAACCAGGACCCGTTGA